The following are from one region of the Geoalkalibacter subterraneus genome:
- the dnaG gene encoding DNA primase: MSGYIPEDKIREVLERADIQEVVSSYVTLKRSGANWQGLCPFHAEKTPSFNVNPPRRIYHCFGCGVGGDVISFVQRIEGLSFPEAVRRLAERYGIEITEEALTPEQDLARRRNEQLLRINQVAAEFYHGILMNDEDSRGRPAREYLKRRGYGRETAERFLLGYAPPGWEALTSHLAQKGFDVELVRQLGLIRPGKQGRGDYDLFRQRLIFPIHSARGDVAAFGARVLDQSLPKYINSPESPVYHKSAVLYGYHQAREAMRRADEAIVVEGYFDVLALHRVGLTQAVATCGTALTAEHARLLKRFATRVVLLFDQDDAGRKATFRAMEALLPEGLTVVSAVLPEGDDPDSLLVREGVRAFRSRIDAARPVFDLFIDERLAVRGDSVQGRARAAEDVVAQLGSIPSEIERDLYIQALAQKTGVELQLLKQMAGRAGAHKEARPLEARSEPTRPSVPPPAFAPPRFSRPNSERSSSPAGSGRTRGAAAPQALLRYLLESDEVRRRAREEGIENLLVEPSTRQVARKILDFAASPGPVSRAELVEKLDADEARLLEDIRLPAHEVFGEDLDALFAECRAGVQRGGQKRQRTELMQRIHDAEKKGDNEALARLTLELRELRRGNSGKIE; the protein is encoded by the coding sequence ATGAGCGGATATATTCCGGAGGATAAAATCCGCGAAGTGCTTGAACGGGCCGATATACAGGAGGTGGTGTCCTCCTATGTGACCCTCAAGCGCAGCGGCGCCAACTGGCAGGGGCTGTGCCCTTTCCATGCGGAAAAGACGCCGTCCTTCAATGTCAATCCGCCGCGCCGCATCTATCACTGCTTCGGCTGCGGTGTCGGCGGCGATGTCATCTCCTTCGTCCAGCGTATCGAGGGGTTGTCTTTTCCCGAAGCGGTTCGTCGTCTTGCGGAGCGCTACGGAATAGAGATTACCGAAGAAGCTCTGACCCCGGAGCAGGATCTCGCGCGCCGCCGCAATGAGCAGTTGCTGCGCATCAACCAGGTTGCAGCTGAGTTCTACCACGGCATCCTGATGAATGACGAAGACAGTCGCGGACGGCCGGCGCGGGAATATCTCAAACGACGCGGATACGGTCGTGAAACAGCCGAGCGTTTTCTGCTCGGCTATGCCCCGCCGGGGTGGGAGGCGCTCACCTCGCATCTGGCACAGAAAGGCTTCGATGTCGAGCTGGTACGTCAGCTCGGCCTGATCCGGCCGGGCAAGCAGGGGCGCGGCGATTACGATCTTTTCCGGCAGCGGCTGATCTTTCCCATTCATTCCGCGCGTGGGGACGTGGCTGCTTTTGGCGCACGGGTTCTCGATCAGTCGCTGCCCAAATACATCAATTCGCCGGAGTCGCCGGTCTATCACAAAAGCGCGGTGCTCTACGGCTATCATCAGGCCCGCGAAGCGATGCGCCGCGCCGACGAAGCGATCGTGGTGGAAGGCTACTTCGATGTCCTGGCCCTGCATCGGGTCGGTCTGACCCAGGCCGTGGCGACCTGCGGCACGGCACTGACCGCTGAACACGCTCGATTGCTGAAGCGGTTTGCGACCCGAGTCGTTCTGCTTTTTGACCAGGACGATGCCGGTCGCAAGGCGACGTTTCGGGCCATGGAGGCGCTGCTGCCCGAGGGATTGACGGTGGTTTCGGCTGTCCTGCCGGAAGGCGACGACCCCGATTCGCTGCTGGTCCGCGAGGGGGTCAGGGCGTTTCGCTCTCGCATCGACGCGGCGCGGCCGGTGTTTGACCTCTTCATTGACGAACGGCTGGCCGTTCGCGGCGACAGTGTTCAGGGGCGTGCCCGGGCGGCGGAAGATGTGGTGGCCCAGCTTGGGTCGATCCCGAGCGAAATTGAACGGGATCTCTATATCCAGGCACTGGCGCAGAAGACGGGTGTTGAGTTGCAATTGCTCAAGCAGATGGCAGGGCGTGCAGGGGCGCACAAAGAAGCGCGGCCGCTGGAGGCAAGGTCTGAACCAACGCGTCCGTCAGTACCGCCGCCGGCATTCGCGCCGCCGCGTTTTTCGCGACCGAATTCTGAACGGTCTTCGTCGCCGGCCGGTTCGGGGCGCACCCGGGGGGCGGCAGCGCCCCAGGCACTGTTGCGCTATCTGCTGGAGTCTGACGAGGTCCGGCGCAGGGCGCGCGAAGAAGGGATTGAAAACCTGCTGGTTGAACCGTCGACTCGGCAGGTGGCGCGAAAAATCCTCGATTTTGCCGCGTCTCCCGGACCTGTTTCGCGTGCGGAGCTGGTCGAAAAGCTCGATGCTGATGAGGCCCGTCTGCTGGAAGATATCCGCCTGCCTGCCCATGAAGTGTTCGGCGAGGATCTCGATGCCCTGTTCGCCGAATGCCGGGCGGGGGTGCAGCGCGGCGGCCAGAAGCGTCAACGGACCGAGCTGATGCAGCGCATCCATGACGCTGAAAAAAAAGGGGATAACGAAGCGCTTGCCCGTTTGACTCTTGAATTGCGTGAATTGCGACGGGGGAACAG
- a CDS encoding endonuclease MutS2, which translates to MDEATARILEFGKIRDLLAGMTVTAPGAELARSLHPLPGREAVAQALAQTAEMCRLSEDRGRPPLGGTADLRPLLRELDLEGAFLAPEDLLAVLFSLDATADCRRYFSAEQVAPRLFELSRGLQMPAGLRDALRTSIGERGEILDGASFALGDLRRQIRTARERLRRTLENMLNDERYAGVFQEHLITERGGRYVLPVKVDHKGRVKGFVHDESASGQTLYVEPASTLADNNHLQRLLREEKREEERILKRLSDEVRLERGLLLANQELLALLDLRAAVARFSQRTDAVAPTLCTGAEISLRQARHPLLLMTADGSDRDEPAVPIDLLLGRDADSLIISGPNTGGKTVALKTLGLLCLMVRCGLPVPCHPDSRIYLFEPVFADIGDEQSIERNLSTFSGHLARLRTILQQAGDRSLVLLDELGTGTDPAEGGALAMAVLDALRRKGAKTVATTYLNLVKGYAVLNEGVENAAVEFDRTTLRPTYRLHYGVPGASNAFTIARTLGFPDEVLNRAEQYLGEGEREGMEVLEELNRRSRHLEHDLEEARLLKDRARQEREKRKRLLDEIEERRQAILDKAARRGEDVVRRAEARVRQLLKEAESLSGSPADAARVTREVRQVREDVARSAAPAVPRGRAPRQVRIGELVRVPALGAEAEVARVNGEQVELLLHGKKMRLSLAELEAYQPSRFARKQKGVAGVRSRVQRETVQPRLKLVGERVDEALSRLERFIDDAVLQGLREVEVIHGAGEGILRRAVREYLATSRAVKAFHDADLAQGGDKVTVVQLRES; encoded by the coding sequence ATGGATGAAGCAACAGCTCGGATTCTTGAATTCGGGAAAATACGCGACCTGCTGGCAGGAATGACGGTCACGGCTCCGGGAGCCGAACTGGCGCGTTCGCTCCACCCCCTGCCAGGGCGGGAGGCCGTGGCCCAGGCTCTGGCGCAGACCGCTGAAATGTGTCGGCTGTCGGAGGATCGCGGGCGCCCGCCTTTGGGTGGCACTGCCGACCTGCGGCCTCTTTTGCGGGAGCTGGATCTGGAGGGCGCGTTTCTGGCGCCGGAGGATTTGCTGGCGGTCTTGTTCAGCCTGGATGCGACGGCCGACTGTCGCCGCTATTTCTCCGCGGAGCAGGTCGCGCCACGTCTGTTCGAACTGTCGCGCGGACTGCAGATGCCGGCGGGGCTGCGAGATGCCCTGCGAACCAGCATCGGCGAGCGCGGCGAGATCCTGGACGGGGCTTCTTTCGCTCTCGGCGATCTGCGCCGTCAGATCCGAACGGCCCGGGAGCGCCTGCGGCGCACCCTGGAGAATATGCTCAACGATGAGCGTTACGCGGGGGTGTTTCAGGAGCACCTCATCACCGAGCGCGGCGGGCGGTATGTGCTCCCCGTCAAAGTCGATCATAAAGGTCGGGTCAAGGGGTTTGTCCATGATGAATCCGCCAGCGGCCAGACGCTGTATGTGGAGCCGGCCTCGACGCTGGCCGACAACAATCATTTGCAGAGACTGCTGCGTGAGGAAAAACGCGAGGAAGAGCGGATTCTGAAACGGCTCTCCGACGAAGTCCGCCTGGAACGCGGTCTTCTGCTGGCCAACCAGGAGCTGCTGGCACTGCTGGACCTGCGTGCGGCTGTTGCGCGTTTTTCTCAGCGCACCGACGCGGTGGCCCCGACGCTGTGCACGGGGGCTGAAATCAGCCTGCGCCAGGCACGGCACCCGCTGCTGCTGATGACGGCGGACGGGTCGGATCGCGATGAACCGGCGGTGCCGATCGATCTGCTGCTCGGGCGCGATGCCGACAGTCTGATCATCAGCGGTCCCAATACGGGCGGCAAGACGGTGGCGCTCAAAACCCTCGGCCTGCTGTGCCTGATGGTGCGCTGTGGACTACCGGTGCCCTGTCATCCGGACAGCCGCATTTATCTGTTCGAGCCGGTTTTCGCCGATATCGGTGACGAGCAGAGCATCGAGCGCAATCTTTCGACTTTTTCCGGTCATCTGGCGCGTCTGCGCACCATTCTGCAGCAGGCAGGTGATCGGTCGCTGGTGCTGCTTGACGAGTTGGGGACCGGCACCGATCCGGCCGAAGGCGGGGCGCTGGCCATGGCCGTGCTCGACGCTTTGCGCCGCAAGGGTGCGAAAACGGTGGCGACGACCTATCTCAACCTGGTCAAGGGCTATGCCGTGCTCAACGAGGGGGTTGAAAACGCCGCGGTGGAATTCGATCGAACCACGCTGCGGCCCACCTACCGGCTGCACTACGGCGTGCCCGGCGCGAGCAATGCCTTTACCATCGCCCGCACGCTCGGCTTTCCCGATGAGGTGCTGAACCGGGCCGAGCAGTACCTTGGCGAAGGTGAGCGCGAGGGGATGGAGGTTCTCGAAGAACTCAACCGGCGTTCGCGGCATCTTGAGCACGATCTGGAGGAGGCCCGCCTTCTGAAGGATCGTGCCCGGCAGGAACGTGAAAAGCGCAAGCGCCTGCTTGACGAGATCGAAGAGCGGCGCCAGGCAATTCTCGACAAGGCCGCCCGCCGTGGCGAGGATGTGGTGCGGCGTGCCGAAGCACGGGTACGGCAGCTTCTCAAGGAGGCTGAGTCGCTGTCCGGAAGTCCTGCCGATGCCGCACGGGTTACGCGGGAAGTCCGCCAGGTGCGGGAGGATGTGGCGCGATCGGCGGCCCCGGCTGTGCCGCGCGGGCGTGCACCGCGCCAGGTGCGGATCGGCGAGCTGGTCCGCGTACCGGCGTTAGGCGCCGAGGCCGAAGTGGCGCGAGTCAACGGCGAACAGGTGGAACTGCTGCTGCATGGCAAAAAAATGCGTCTGTCCCTCGCCGAACTCGAGGCCTATCAGCCGTCGCGTTTTGCGCGAAAGCAGAAAGGGGTCGCAGGCGTTCGCAGCCGCGTGCAGCGCGAAACGGTGCAGCCGCGTCTCAAACTGGTGGGTGAGCGGGTTGATGAAGCCCTGTCGCGCCTTGAGCGCTTTATTGACGATGCCGTTCTGCAGGGTTTGCGCGAGGTCGAGGTGATCCATGGCGCCGGGGAAGGGATCCTGCGTCGTGCAGTGCGGGAATATCTGGCAACCAGCCGGGCGGTAAAGGCTTTCCACGATGCCGACCTGGCCCAGGGGGGCGACAAGGTCACGGTGGTGCAATTACGGGAGTCATGA